Genomic window (Streptomyces yatensis):
TGTCCTTGAGGACGTCGTCGCCCAGGTATTCGCGTTTGCTCTGCTCGTACTTCCTCTGGTGCTCCCAGACGGCCTTGTCCTTGCGTACCGAGGCAAGACTGCTCAGGCGTTCCTGATCGTGTTCGGAGAGAGTGAGGGTGATGGCCTCGGCCATGGCTTGGAGGTGTCCCGTGGGCTCCGGTTGCATCCTGCTCAGTGCACCGCTGAGTTCGTGCTGGACGAACGAGGCCCAACCCGGTTCACGATCCATGGTTATCGTGCGGGCGCGTTTGAGGACTGCTTCGACCGCTAGTCCGGCAGGGTTGACGATCGGTTCTTCCGCTGGTTTGCCCGTCGGGCACCAGCGGACGGTTGCAGAGAACAGGAAGTCGTAGTCCTCCCAAGCGCTCGGCAGTGAGACATGCGAGATCTGCTCCTCCCTGCGCTCTACCGGCACCGGAGGGAGGTAGGGCGTCAGCTCGGGGGGTAAGGACCGACGGCGGATGCCTGCGATGTTCGTGATCAGCAGAGGAACGCCGAGGAGTAGGGCAACCAGTGCGGACCAGGCCCACCATGGCCAGTTGCCGCATATGGCAACAATGGTGAGCAGCAGGCCGCAGAGGATGGTGAGGAAGACGGTCACTGTCTTGGCGCCGGATGTCATGATGTTGGTTCCTCGGGATTGTGTCGTGGTGGCTGCTGCCGTATGCCCTGAGCTGTGGAGATTTTCCGCAGGAGAAGATCGGTGAGGGCAGAGCCGTGTTCTCTGCCACCGGGAGCCGTGAGTTCTGCCCTCCGCGCCGTCGCATACAGGGCTCCGAACACCTCTCCTCGACCGGCTGCGCCGCTGACCAGGACATCGAGGATTGGGTCTGTGTGATGCTCGTCGGAGCATGCCGTGTGCAGCCAGTGCCGCACATGCTTCTCCCATGCGGATAGCGGGAGTCGGTCGAACACCGTGCCCCATCCCGCGATCAGCTGATCGCGGATGACGGTTTCATCGAGGAGGGAGCGGGCGCGTCCGCCCAGGTACGTCAGGGCTGCGGGATCAGAAGTCTTCAGGAAGAGGTCAATGTCCGCCGACCAGGTGGTGGGGCTGTTGACGAGCCGGTGCAGCATGCGTCGGCGCAGGCGGTGGTCCTCCTGCATGAGCCGGCAGAGAGCATCACGTGCGCGAGTGGTGCGGCGCTCCCGCCTGGCCAGGTGATGGAGACGGACCAGCGCCTGGTCTGGGTGTTGTACCGCGATCACTTCAGCGCATACCTCGACGAGGACCTGCGCGAGTGGTTCGCCCAGCCGGTCGTTTCTGGACCAGTCATAGATCTTGTCCCGGAAGGAGCGGCCGTGCCGTTCGTCGACGACACCGCGCTCCAGTGCCTGTGCGGCTGCCCGCAGTCGCCGCGCGGTGGTGGGCACCGTAGTCCACCGCTCCGCGAGTGACGCCAACTCCTCACACCGGCCGGTGCGCAAGTACTGGTCCGACAGGCGCCGTACCACGTGGTGGCGGTCATCCGGGGACAGCACCGGGTCGGTGAGCTCTACGGCCCGCCCTACCCAGGTACCCAGGTGCTCGCGGAGGTCGGGCCTGTGGTCCCAGAAATGGGTTCGGACCGCGGCGTCGTACTCGAGTTCCTTGAAGCGCACCGCCCCGTGCTGGGTGAGTCCGGCGGACACTTCTTCCAGCCGCATGGCCAGGTCCGCGTGTTCCAGCAGTGGGCGGTCGTCCTTGGGATGGTCGACGGCATGTAGCAGGAGGGTGGTGGCGCTGTGTACGGCATCGGCGTGGGCTCCGTGCAGCATGGCCGTGGTCAGCAGCAGTGCCCGCTGTGGTCCTCCGGTCATGGCGGCGACATGCTTCGCGACCTGCGGACCTCGGTCGGCCATGGCTGCGCGGGCGATTTCACACCAGTCGATGAAGCTGTCCTCGGCTCGAGCGGCTGCCTGTGCCCGCACGATCAAGCCGGCGAATTCGGCGATTTCCCTCATCGGTCGTGGTGTGTCCAGGAAGTCGGACACGGCCGGAGCCGAACGGACCTGGTCGGCCTGCGGGAGGCCGTCTTGGCGTAGGTGGCGCAGCAGCACCTCCATGCCTCGCGGGCGATAAATCTCCACGCGGTGCCGATCGAGCTCCACCGGCAAGCGGTCCGTCCGACGCGAGGGCAGGACGACCACGAGGTGAGCGCGGTGGTCGAGCACCGTCTTGCGGAAGGACGGGAGTTCCTCCAGCACTTCCGTCCAGCGCGGTTCGTCCGCGGCTGCCAGGTCCAGCAGCAGTCGGTCCTCGTCCCCGACCAGGTCGGGATCGAGGAGGGATTCGCCTTCCTCATCGGGCAGCAACTCGTGGAATGAGCCGACATCGCGGCGTAGCTCGTGGAGAAGGACACGGGCCGCCGATGTTCTCCCGCTACCGGGGGCGCCATCGAGCAGGACGGTGCTGGTCTCGGGCAGCATGTGGCGTGCCTCGCCGAATCCGCTCGGATGGACGAACCGCTGCCAGAGCCACAGAAGCTGGTCTTCGGCGAGGCGCCGTGGGCCGCGGCCTTGGCGGTCCTTTCCGAACGCTTCGAAAATGAGGTTGATCTGGTCTCCGAGACCACTGTGGACCGGGCCGCGTGGGTTGTGGATCCGTGATTCGGCGGAATCGCTCACCGGTCGTCGCCCTCACGGCGGGGGCCTTCACCGAATCGCTGGTGAATGCCTCCCTGATTGTCCCCCTCGAAATACGTCATACCGTCGCCGGAAAAGTGCCGCCCGCCGGAGATATGGCGTGAGTTGCTGTAGATGTCGCCTTTCCCCGTGTGAACCGGGCCCGAGCTGTCTTTGATCACGGTGCCCACATCCCCGGTGATGTCCCGGCTCTGTACCACCGGGCCGTTGACCTCCCCCGTCGCATTGCTCACCGCGTCGGCGCCGGGGGAGGGCCGGTCGTGGCGCTCGTGTGCCTTGAGCGATGGCACCATGTCGGCGACCACGTCGCCGAGGCGCCTGAGATCCGCCACGGCGTTCTGCATGTCCAGCCGGACGGATTGCACCTCAGCGAGCCGCTCCAGCTCGGGTGGAAGATTGGTTCCATTCAGCCGTTCCGTCTTCCGTCCCTCGAGTACGGGGACGACCGGTACTCCGCACTCGAACGCCTCGAGGATTTCCTTGCGGACCCAGTCGTCCGGCCGGCGCAGCTCGGCGAAACGTGTCCACGCGGACCCGATCACAGCCAGCAACAGAGCGCTGCGCCGAACGCTTCGGAGCAACTCCTCGGGGTAGCGCGCGCCGGGTGCGATGGATTCCGAGGCGCGGAATGCGCTGTTCTCCCCGAAGCGGTATGACAGCTCCCTCTTGATCAGGGCAGCCGTCTTCTCCCCGTCGCCCGTACGGTAGTTGATGAATACCTCGGCCATGGTGGCCCCTTTCTCATGGGGTGATGAGACGTAAGGAAGTGCCGAGCTGCGGTGCAAGTGCGCGGACCGATGGATTGCGTGGGTGGCGGCCCAGAGTGTGTGCGAGACCGCGCAGGTCGGCTGAGATGGTCGCGGAACTCACCGCGACGGCACCGCCGAGCAATTGGGCTGTCAGGTCACAGGCTTGCTCGATGTCACCAGCCGCCGCGTGCGCGAGAGCGCGGCGCACCCCGTAGCGGACTTGAGTGCGCAGAGCGTGTGGGGGAACTTGCGCCAGCTGTTGGTCGAGGGTCTCGGCCGACTCGCGTGGACGTCCCAGGTCGTAAAGACACCAGCCTGTGATCATGCCTACCGGATCGGGTAGATGCATGGTTCCGATGACGGGTGTGTCGGAGTCCGGGGTATGGCGTGCGAGCAACTCGCGGGCTATGTCGAGGGTGCGCAGACAAGCGTCTCGGTCGCCGGCGATCGCATGTCCCTGGGCTTCACGCTGGGCGGCAAGCCCTCGAATGCGTGGGGGAAGGGTGCTGTCCTGGGCCTGTCGGGCCAGCGCGATGGTCTCCTTCGCGTCCTCGCGGTACAGCGTGACCAGGGCCCGGCGCACCAGTGCGTACCCGGCCAGATGCCGGTCACCACCAGCGGCGGCCAGGTCGACGGCACGCTGTGTCCACCACAGCGCGGCCCGTTCGTTGCCGGACTCCTGTGCCAGCCAACCGACGTACTCCGCATACCGGGAGCCGAGCGCGAGCAGCTGCTGGCGGGTCCGCGGGTCGGCGTGGGTGGACGTCTCCCGCAATGTGTGTGTCTGCGCGATGAGACCGGGGAGGAGGAACTCCGGACCGACCGTCTGGCCGAGGCGCCGATAGTGGTCGAACAGCGAACGGGACACCTCCAGCACCTGCGCGCCACCCAGTGCGGACAAGGCCTCCGAGCCGCCCGCACCCAGACTCATCAGCGAGGCGGCGCCCGCGCTCACCACTTGCCTGCGGGGCACGGGCTTGAACCAGCTCCCGCCGTCCGTGGACAGTTGCATCAGCCATACCTCCTCGTCGAAACCATCTGGCTCCTCGGTACGGGCGTCGGTGGACGGATCCGGCAGCAGTGCCACGAGTGCGCCCCCGGCCTCGAGGGCGGCATCGCACAGACGAGCCAGGTCACGGCTGGGAGCCTTGATCCCACGCTCGACCTTGCTCAGCTGCCCCTTGCTGTAGTGGACCCTCTGCGCCAGCTCCGTGAGGGTCAGGCCGGCATCGAGGCGTCGCTGCCGGAGTTCTCGCGCGAACGGAATGGACGGCTTACTCACACGCACCTCCGTACCGTCCATCCGGCGAGCGTGGATGCCGCACCACAGACTGCGGCAGCGCTCATCGGACGGACAAGGCGAACACGGGTGTTTCCCGTTTCCTCTTCTGGAGGCAAGCGGATGCGGTTCGGCCTGTCGAGATGGCACCGGTGGCTGGGTGGGCTTGCCTGCGTTTCCTCCGTGAGCGAGGGCAGTTGCCCATCGTCGCGTAGGTCCTGCGGCGCCGCATAACGAACCTGTCGACACCGAGGACCGGGACGGGGACCGGCTCCGGGTCGGATAGCGCGCGGATCAGCCGAAGTAGCGTGTCCTCGCAGGGCGAGATGGACATTCGCCTGGGCGGGCGGCTTCCTGGATGGCAGCCCAGGAATATCGCCACCTCGGTGACTAGGACGGTGAAGGACTGCGTCCGGTGGACGTGACGGCGAGTCAGCCCGTGTCTGCTGAACAAACATCCTTTGGATGCAGGAGGCGTTCTCTCAGGCGAGGCGTCGTGCCCGCAGCTTCAACCGATACCACCCATTACCCCGGGTATCGCCCTGCCATGTTCGCCGCTCAGTTGCGGCCTTGTCGGTGCGTAGAGGAACAGTCGCAATCGGGCCAGATCATGGCGAATCTGTGCCGCAACCTCGGATAAACGTCAAAAGAGTCACGTCTGGCCTGTGGCCTAAGGGTAGATCGCCCCAGTTCGCGTCCCTTGCCTGTCAGTGACCATCGTAGAAATGTTCCCGATGTAATAGTTCGATGAATTCGTTCTATCAGCCCGCCCCGCGACCTGAGGCGGGCGGAGGGGAACATATAACGTTGTCTGGGTTATCCAGAACAAGACGCAGACTGTCCATTGCTTTAGGAACTGTGCTGCTGACCACTAGCGGCGCAGCCATAGCGATTGTCCCGACGGCGGATGCCACCCCGTCGGCAACCGGCAAGGCATCTGCCCGCGCCGCGGACCCGAGCAAGGCCGAGGTCCGCGCGGCCGATTTCGCGTGGGCGGTCAAGCACAACAAGAGCGGCATCCCCTGGGCCCTGACTCAGGCGAAGAACACGGGGAAGAAGACGCTCGTCCCCGACGAGACCACGACGACATCCATCACCTATGCGAACCCCGACGGCACGCTCACCTCCGAGCTCACCGCCGGTCCGGCCCGCATTCAGCAGGACGGCCGGTGGGTGGACGTGGATGCCAGGCTGACGACGGCCGCGGGCGGCAGTGTGAAGGCGAAAGCGCACCCGAATGGGCTGGAGCTCAGCGGCGGTGGCGGCACGCCCACGAAGTCGTTGAAGGCCGCCGATGAGGCCACGGCCCGCGACCTGGTCACTCTCGGCGAGGGCACCCAGCAGGTCACCCTGCAGTGGAAGGGCGGCCTGCCCAAACCCGACCTGGACGGCACCCGCGCCACCTACAGGAATGCGCTTCCCGGCGCCGATGTGATCGTCGAGGCCACCCGCACCGGCTTCGAACAGTACGTGAAGCTGGACCAGCGCCCCACCGGCGCCTACAGCTACACGATGCCGCTGAAAGCCAAGGGCTTGAAAGCCGCAGCGCGGACGGACGGCTCCGTTCTCTTCACCGACGCGAAGACGGGCGCCGAGCGGGCCGTAATGCCCGCTCCGGTGATGTGGGACGCGTCCGTGGACAAGACATCGGGGAAACATGAGAACCGGCACCCGGTGAACATGAAGGTGGTCGACAGGGACAACGGCGACGTCGACCTTGTTGTCACCCCCGACAGGGCGTGGCTGGCCGACCCGGCGACCCAGTACCCGGTCACCGTCGACCCCTCGACGTCGAACCTGACGAACGTCTTCGATACCTACGTTCAGCAGGGCGAGACCGGGGATCTGTCCACCGACGTCGAGCTGGACTTCGGCAACCCCGGCACCACCAACAGCGATGGCACGCCGCGTACCGCCAGGTCGTTCATCACCTGGAACACCGCAGCGTTCAAGGACGCCCTGGTCACGAACGCGGACGTCAGCCTGTGGAACTTCCACTCCGGCAACGACGACTGCAAGGCCTACGAGTGGACCGTCTGGGACACCAGCGCCTCCTCCACCGCCTCGCGGTGGACGAAACAGCCGACATGGCAGCAGCAGTACCACTCGTCCACCCAGACCAAGGGCAACCCTGCCTGCACCACCGCCCCGGACGGCTGGATCAGCGCGGACGTCACCACCCTGGTGCAGAGTTGGTCCTCTGCTCTGGACGGCAAGGGCCACATGGGTCTGCGCGCTGCCACGGACGACATCAAGGCATGGAAGCGTGTCAACTCCGCTAACGCCACGTCCAACCCACCGAAGCTGAACGTCACCTGGAACTACCGCCCAGGGGACGGCACCGCGCAGCAGGCCGGCCCGCCGTTCAAGTCCTACGCCGGATTGTGGGCCGTGAACACCACCACCCCCACCCTGCGGGACAAGTTCTCGGATGCGGACGGCGACACCCTCAATGGCACCTTCCAGGTCTACGACGCGGCGACGAACAAGCCCATCACCACCCCGGCCGGAGAGGGCTTGATCGTCTCCGAGTTCGTCAAGCCCGGCGAGTGGGCGAGCGTGAAGGTGCCGGCCGGGCAACTGGTCGACGGCAAGACGTACAAGTTCCGCACGAACGCCTACGACGGCACCCACTACAACCTGAACTTCTCGCCCTGGCGGGAGTTCGTCGTGGACACTACCGCCCCCGGTGTGCCGAAGAGCGTCGTGTCGGAAACGTACCCGGAGAACCT
Coding sequences:
- a CDS encoding toll/interleukin-1 receptor domain-containing protein, yielding MAEVFINYRTGDGEKTAALIKRELSYRFGENSAFRASESIAPGARYPEELLRSVRRSALLLAVIGSAWTRFAELRRPDDWVRKEILEAFECGVPVVPVLEGRKTERLNGTNLPPELERLAEVQSVRLDMQNAVADLRRLGDVVADMVPSLKAHERHDRPSPGADAVSNATGEVNGPVVQSRDITGDVGTVIKDSSGPVHTGKGDIYSNSRHISGGRHFSGDGMTYFEGDNQGGIHQRFGEGPRREGDDR
- a CDS encoding helix-turn-helix domain-containing protein, producing the protein MDGTEVRVSKPSIPFARELRQRRLDAGLTLTELAQRVHYSKGQLSKVERGIKAPSRDLARLCDAALEAGGALVALLPDPSTDARTEEPDGFDEEVWLMQLSTDGGSWFKPVPRRQVVSAGAASLMSLGAGGSEALSALGGAQVLEVSRSLFDHYRRLGQTVGPEFLLPGLIAQTHTLRETSTHADPRTRQQLLALGSRYAEYVGWLAQESGNERAALWWTQRAVDLAAAGGDRHLAGYALVRRALVTLYREDAKETIALARQAQDSTLPPRIRGLAAQREAQGHAIAGDRDACLRTLDIARELLARHTPDSDTPVIGTMHLPDPVGMITGWCLYDLGRPRESAETLDQQLAQVPPHALRTQVRYGVRRALAHAAAGDIEQACDLTAQLLGGAVAVSSATISADLRGLAHTLGRHPRNPSVRALAPQLGTSLRLITP
- a CDS encoding DNRLRE domain-containing protein, with protein sequence MLLTTSGAAIAIVPTADATPSATGKASARAADPSKAEVRAADFAWAVKHNKSGIPWALTQAKNTGKKTLVPDETTTTSITYANPDGTLTSELTAGPARIQQDGRWVDVDARLTTAAGGSVKAKAHPNGLELSGGGGTPTKSLKAADEATARDLVTLGEGTQQVTLQWKGGLPKPDLDGTRATYRNALPGADVIVEATRTGFEQYVKLDQRPTGAYSYTMPLKAKGLKAAARTDGSVLFTDAKTGAERAVMPAPVMWDASVDKTSGKHENRHPVNMKVVDRDNGDVDLVVTPDRAWLADPATQYPVTVDPSTSNLTNVFDTYVQQGETGDLSTDVELDFGNPGTTNSDGTPRTARSFITWNTAAFKDALVTNADVSLWNFHSGNDDCKAYEWTVWDTSASSTASRWTKQPTWQQQYHSSTQTKGNPACTTAPDGWISADVTTLVQSWSSALDGKGHMGLRAATDDIKAWKRVNSANATSNPPKLNVTWNYRPGDGTAQQAGPPFKSYAGLWAVNTTTPTLRDKFSDADGDTLNGTFQVYDAATNKPITTPAGEGLIVSEFVKPGEWASVKVPAGQLVDGKTYKFRTNAYDGTHYNLNFSPWREFVVDTTAPGVPKSVVSETYPENLPGGAVGEQGRFDVDTGVDDARDVEYRIGPADTDDDGNSGNTSTDGWQRTPTTNNGFAAKASFYAAPAEDGNHQAEVRSVDRADNTGATRVYGFASPRRTDTGRAKKIDIDLPKPNIGATAPGYRDEPQPAWDWATVQQNGMVRDGRPQVYRSTGPKSRSTVTLTPLAELKRSPEDAARARRQLRLPEYPDPIIKGAWCDPTLVNIKAQMTRTEACLPTQVTFEVTDLASQPPKVYQQMFDVLYMLKTDPESNKVKTWMQIDPRDWSIPAPKLPFPGGANGMILLDVQSWCQSDGCDKQAQDWDFYGGRSRWSGNQDQHIITGVADFEWNGSVNNSSGSKDKDLSRELPLRWWMDWGTTIPGVPDPTGEDEIVSPPTTARCDKVISGKDPGCVLPSYKPGYTINSEAFPGAAAHIWLIQNKHAKKLGKSPQTPLHYLPSKARNAPGQDPDNSLDPVSRKPGNRKAVCGRAFRKHNDTATIMTPNGNPDTISCDEFPFAATYESPGFPAANGGLNPAKNSDYAGLECVQTVVAKGDGTREHLYNDTTYDDPKWPALCGRSSMSTYINTQSMQPFGIIFAKQFRLLDKDEYWVDPANGRFADCDPSKDEIKCKMK